In one window of Kitasatospora sp. MMS16-BH015 DNA:
- the ccrA gene encoding crotonyl-CoA carboxylase/reductase — MPSLIEAVRAGGDPAELLACPVPESYRAVHLRRADEKLFGAEPDRDVRRTLHLGEVPMPELAPDEVLIAVMASAVNYNTVWSAMYRPVSTFRFLDRFARQGRWPARHGLDHQVVGSDAAGVVVRVGAAVRHWHPGDRVVVNPPYIDEQDPVAQQDGMLTGGMLAWGFETNFGAFGDFCVARATQLVRKPPHLSWEEAACNTLCLGTAYRMLISDRGARIKMGDVVLIWGAAGGLGSYAVQLVRQAGGTAVGVVGSPDKAELLQRLGCQMVVDRSSIGLGPEGEGGQVPWRALGSAIRKELGEDPHVVFEHVGRATFETSVNVVRRGGTVVTCGSSSGYQHSYDNRYLWMKLKRVIGSHGASAHEAWEATRLLSLGLVVPTLSTVYPLDRAAEATRSVQLNAHEGKVGLLGLATEEGQGIEDPVLRDRIGEQRLRLFRDHAATRPTRPDTPAPTSAAGR, encoded by the coding sequence ATGCCCAGTCTGATCGAGGCGGTCCGGGCCGGCGGTGACCCGGCCGAGCTGCTGGCCTGCCCCGTGCCGGAGTCCTACCGCGCGGTGCACCTGCGCCGCGCGGACGAGAAGCTCTTCGGCGCGGAGCCGGACCGGGACGTGCGGCGCACGCTGCACCTGGGCGAGGTGCCGATGCCCGAACTCGCCCCGGACGAGGTGCTGATCGCCGTGATGGCCTCGGCCGTCAACTACAACACCGTCTGGTCGGCGATGTACCGCCCGGTCTCCACCTTCCGCTTCCTCGACCGGTTCGCCCGCCAGGGCCGCTGGCCGGCCCGGCACGGCCTGGACCACCAGGTGGTCGGCTCCGACGCGGCCGGAGTGGTGGTCCGGGTCGGCGCCGCGGTGCGGCACTGGCACCCCGGCGACCGGGTGGTGGTCAACCCGCCGTACATCGACGAGCAGGACCCGGTGGCCCAGCAGGACGGCATGCTCACCGGCGGCATGCTCGCCTGGGGCTTCGAGACCAACTTCGGTGCCTTCGGCGACTTCTGCGTGGCCCGGGCGACCCAGTTGGTGCGCAAACCGCCGCATCTGTCCTGGGAGGAGGCCGCCTGCAACACCTTGTGCCTGGGCACCGCGTACCGCATGCTGATCAGCGACCGGGGGGCGCGGATCAAGATGGGCGACGTGGTGTTGATCTGGGGGGCGGCCGGCGGGCTCGGCTCCTACGCCGTCCAGCTCGTCCGGCAGGCGGGCGGCACGGCCGTCGGGGTGGTCGGCTCGCCGGACAAGGCCGAGCTGCTGCAGCGGCTCGGCTGCCAGATGGTGGTCGACCGCTCCTCGATCGGGCTCGGCCCCGAGGGCGAGGGCGGCCAAGTGCCCTGGCGGGCGCTCGGATCGGCGATCCGCAAGGAGCTCGGCGAGGACCCGCACGTGGTCTTCGAGCACGTCGGCCGGGCCACCTTCGAGACCTCCGTCAACGTGGTCCGCCGGGGCGGCACCGTGGTCACCTGCGGCTCCAGCAGCGGCTACCAGCACAGCTACGACAACCGCTACCTCTGGATGAAGCTCAAGCGGGTGATCGGCAGCCACGGCGCCAGCGCCCACGAGGCCTGGGAGGCCACCCGCCTGCTCAGCCTGGGCCTGGTCGTCCCCACCCTCTCCACGGTGTACCCGCTCGACCGGGCCGCCGAGGCCACCCGCTCGGTCCAACTCAACGCCCACGAGGGCAAGGTGGGCCTGCTCGGCCTCGCCACCGAGGAGGGCCAGGGCATCGAGGACCCCGTCCTCCGCGACCGGATCGGCGAGCAGCGCCTGCGCCTGTTCCGCGACCATGCGGCCACCCGCCCCACCCGCCCGGACACCCCCGCCCCCACCTCGGCAGCCGGCCGATGA
- a CDS encoding methylmalonyl-CoA mutase family protein, whose translation MPGTPGEFPYEAGIHPTGYTSRLWTMRQLAGLQSAESTNERFRYLLGMGETGLSLAFDLPTQLGLDPDDPRAEGEVGRTGVSVATVDDLAAVFAGIPLDRVSVSFTINATAPVLLAMWIVVAEEQGVAPKLLRGTLQNEMLKEFLARKAYVYDLDTSLRYALDVMEYCLRELPKVNPVSVSGGHAREAGADAALEVACALAGAEEYLAGMTARGHGAEEVAARFSFIFGTDMELLKEAAKLRVARRRYAERMRDRWGVRDPRAMKLRTQVNTFGSALAYQEPLNNIVRATVQAIAAVLGGTQSLHVCAFDEAVQTPGPLGARIALRTQQILAEETDLARYADPLGGSHVVEGLVESLGAEVDEWLRRIEQRGGMAACIRSGWLEGEIEELAYRDPGPTVGVHRPSRSATEQGLLRAERHTRHGEPREIHRPPWGAELELVRAGAREGRNVLPALIEAVRARASLGQLCTALRPDQAPSVRAAGAEAPADPK comes from the coding sequence GTGCCGGGCACGCCGGGCGAGTTCCCCTACGAGGCCGGGATCCACCCGACGGGGTACACCTCCCGGCTCTGGACCATGCGCCAACTCGCCGGGCTGCAGAGCGCCGAGTCCACCAACGAGCGCTTCCGGTACCTGCTCGGGATGGGCGAGACCGGGCTCTCGCTCGCCTTCGACCTGCCCACCCAGCTCGGGCTCGACCCCGACGACCCCCGGGCCGAGGGCGAGGTCGGCCGCACCGGCGTCTCCGTGGCCACCGTGGACGACCTGGCCGCCGTCTTCGCCGGGATCCCGCTCGACCGGGTCTCGGTCTCCTTCACCATCAACGCCACCGCCCCGGTGCTGCTGGCGATGTGGATCGTGGTGGCCGAGGAGCAGGGGGTCGCACCGAAGCTGCTGCGCGGCACGCTCCAGAACGAGATGCTCAAGGAGTTCCTCGCCCGCAAGGCGTACGTCTACGACCTCGACACCAGCCTCCGGTACGCGCTGGACGTGATGGAGTACTGCCTGCGCGAACTGCCCAAGGTCAACCCGGTCTCGGTCTCCGGCGGCCACGCCCGCGAGGCCGGGGCGGACGCGGCGCTGGAGGTGGCCTGCGCGCTGGCCGGCGCGGAGGAGTACCTGGCGGGGATGACGGCCCGGGGCCACGGCGCCGAGGAGGTGGCCGCCCGGTTCAGCTTCATCTTCGGCACCGACATGGAACTCCTCAAGGAGGCGGCCAAGTTGCGCGTCGCCCGGCGCCGCTACGCCGAGCGGATGCGCGACCGCTGGGGCGTACGGGACCCGCGGGCGATGAAGCTGCGCACCCAGGTCAACACCTTCGGGTCGGCGCTGGCCTACCAGGAGCCGCTCAACAACATCGTCCGGGCCACCGTGCAGGCGATCGCCGCCGTGCTCGGCGGCACCCAGTCGCTGCACGTCTGCGCCTTCGACGAGGCCGTCCAGACCCCGGGGCCGCTCGGGGCGCGGATCGCCCTGCGCACCCAGCAGATCCTCGCCGAGGAGACCGATCTCGCCCGCTACGCCGATCCGTTGGGCGGCTCGCACGTGGTCGAGGGGCTGGTGGAGTCGCTCGGCGCGGAGGTGGACGAGTGGCTGCGGCGGATCGAGCAGCGCGGCGGGATGGCGGCCTGCATCCGCTCCGGCTGGCTGGAGGGCGAGATCGAGGAGCTGGCCTACCGCGATCCGGGCCCGACCGTCGGCGTGCATCGGCCCAGCCGCTCGGCCACCGAGCAGGGCCTACTGCGGGCCGAGCGACACACCCGCCACGGTGAGCCGCGCGAGATCCACCGCCCGCCCTGGGGAGCCGAGTTGGAGCTGGTCCGGGCCGGGGCCCGGGAGGGCCGCAACGTGCTGCCCGCGCTGATCGAGGCCGTCCGGGCCAGGGCCAGCCTCGGGCAGCTCTGCACCGCGCTCCGCCCCGACCAGGCCCCGTCCGTCCGAGCGGCGGGCGCCGAGGCACCCGCCGACCCGAAGTGA
- a CDS encoding phosphopantetheine-binding protein, whose protein sequence is MPSPALTLDRIQAAVRRVTAEVLDLDQVGPDDNLLELGVDSLVATRIVAALRTELLVDIPLLNVFESPVIGEFAESVLDLATEESPEADPEHDPDRHPEHDPEGTDGTGV, encoded by the coding sequence ATGCCCTCCCCCGCCCTCACCCTCGACCGGATCCAGGCCGCCGTCCGCCGCGTCACGGCCGAGGTGCTCGACCTCGACCAGGTCGGCCCGGACGACAACCTGCTGGAGCTCGGCGTGGACTCCCTGGTGGCGACCCGGATCGTCGCCGCGCTGCGCACCGAACTGCTGGTCGACATCCCGCTGTTGAACGTCTTCGAGAGCCCGGTCATCGGCGAGTTCGCCGAATCCGTCCTCGACCTGGCCACCGAGGAGAGCCCCGAGGCCGACCCCGAGCACGACCCTGACCGCCACCCCGAGCACGACCCCGAGGGCACCGACGGCACGGGGGTCTGA